In one Gossypium hirsutum isolate 1008001.06 chromosome D09, Gossypium_hirsutum_v2.1, whole genome shotgun sequence genomic region, the following are encoded:
- the LOC107892017 gene encoding probable LRR receptor-like serine/threonine-protein kinase At3g47570, producing the protein MHPFVSYVAILLCFNLYFPSAICATFTNLTDHAALLAFKAHITKDPMDVTTSWNESLHFCLWKGVSCSPQHQRVSILNLNSQGLSGSISPSIANLSFLRLLDLSNNSFRGVVPPEIGRLSRLQRVVLANNSLTGPIPVNLSSCFNLRILHLSRNNFTGHIPAEFGSMSNLVEVYLDRNYFEGPIPDSFGNISSLKVLSIQGNEMRRRIPESIGQLKSLNILNVADNSLSGLIPSSIYNLSYLTTLFMRYNQLEGSLPWDIGLTLPNIQVFRISANHLSGVIPVSLSNASNLEFLELSCHVFGNNLGKGQANELSFITSLVNCSQLIELNLDGNNFGGQIPSSLANLSTHLQVFGISGNKISGGIPSDIGNLIGLNSLSMHYNQLTGTIPEGIGKLYKLQEVGFGKNKLSGEIPSSIGNLTLLNQLWLEQNNLQGSIPSSLGNCKNLFLLRLYNNELNGTIPPELASLPSLSKSLDLDQNRLTGPLPMEVGNLKTLVKLNFSHNELSGEIPSSLGGCTSLQYLYMDHNYFTGQLPSSLSSLRGIEEVDLSHNNFSGMIPKYFSTFPFLVQLNLSFNDFQGDVPVGRVFSNVTALSLVGNDKLCGGIPELQLPSCLLKKPGRKNMSLPLKLTISLIFGLVGLFLILFAVLFYCFKMQRKRSSTKSSLVDPFMKISYGDLLKATDGFSSGNLIGIGSFGSVYKGVLEDQIYVAVKVLNLQRIGASKSFFSECKALRNIRHRNLVKILTACSTVDYRGNEFKALVYEFMPNKSLEAWLHSPLDEEQEQPRSLSLCQRLNIITDVAVAVDYLHNHCELPIIHCDIKPSNVLLDDSMTAHLGDFGLARITADSNSEVISDQTSSVGLKGTIGYAAPEYGMGSKATKEGVLYSFGILLLHVFTGKRPTDDMFRDGLNLHKLVQMCLDENVEEIVDPTLVLGEAAAEPRPHLKGINECLISLLRIGEACSRELPRDRMEIHDALNHLLKLKTMF; encoded by the exons ATGCATCCATTTGTTTCCTATGTTGCTATTCTCTTATGCTTCAACCTTTATTTTCCATCTGCAATATGTGCCACCTTCACCAACTTAACAGACCATGCCGCCTTACTTGCCTTCAAGGCTCACATAACCAAGGATCCTATGGACGTCACTACGTCATGGAATGAATCTCTCCACTTTTGCCTGTGGAAGGGAGTTTCATGCAGTCCTCAACACCAGAGAGTTTCCATCTTGAATTTAAACTCTCAGGGCTTGTCAGGCTCTATATCTCCTTCAATTGCTAACCTCAGCTTTCTTCGACTCCTTGATCTCTCAAACAATAGCTTCCGAGGCGTAGTTCCACCGGAGATAGGTCGGCTTTCCAGGTTGCAACGTGTTGTTTTGGCTAATAACTCGTTAACAGGGCCGATTCCAGTCAACCTATCTAGTTGTTTTAACTTGAGAATTCTCCATTTGAGTCGAAACAACTTCACTGGTCATATTCCGGCTGAGTTTGGTTCCATGTCAAACCTGGTTGAAGTATACCTTGACAGAAACTATTTTGAGGGACCTATACCGGATTCTTTTGGAAACATTTCGTCGTTGAAGGTGCTGTCGATACAAGGAAATGAGATGAGGAGAAGAATTCCAGAATCAATAGGGCAGCTTAAAAGCTTGAACATACTTAATGTTGCTGATAATTCACTATCAGGTTTGATTCCTTCTTCCATCTACAACCTTTCGTATCTTACTACCTTGTTTATGCGATATAACCAACTTGAAGGAAGCCTTCCTTGGGACATAGGCCTTACTCTGCCAAATATTCAAGTATTTCGTATTTCTGCAAACCATTTGAGTGGTGTCATTCCCGTATCATTATCAAATGCTTCCAAccttgaattccttgaact AAGTTGTCATGTTTTTGGAAACAATCTTGGAAAAGGGCAGGCCAATGAACTTAGCTTCATCACCTCTCTCGTCAACTGCAGCCAGTTAATTGAACTGAATCTAGATGGCAATAACTTTGGAGGGCAAATTCCGAGTTCCCTGGCCAATCTTTCAACCCATCTTCAAGTTTTCGGTATATCAGGGAATAAAATTTCAGGGGGAATTCCTTCTGATATTGGAAATCTCATTGGCTTAAACTCATTAAGCATGCACTACAATCAGCTGACAGGAACCATCCCTGAAGGAATAGGCAAGCTTTATAAGCTACAAGAAGTGGGATTTGGTAAAAACAAATTGTCAGGTGAAATCCCATCCTCCATTGGAAATCTCACCTTGTTGAACCAGCTATGGCTAGAGCAGAACAATCTCCAAGGAAGCATACCTTCAAGTCTTGGAAACTGTAAGAACTTGTTTTTGCTGCGTCTTTATAACAATGAATTGAATGGAACTATACCTCCAGAACTAGCGAGTCTCCCCTCTCTATCAAAATCATTGGACTTGGATCAAAACCGCCTGACCGGTCCTCTTCCTATGGAAGTGGGGAACTTGAAAACTTTAGTTAAGTTGAATTTTTCCCACAATGAGTTATCTGGGGAAATTCCAAGTAGCCTTGGTGGTTGTACAAGCTTGCAGTATCTTTACATGGACCATAATTACTTCACAGGACAACTTCCAAGTTCTCTGAGTTCATTGAGAGGCATTGAAGAAGTGGATCTTTCACACAATAACTTTTCTGGAATGATTCCGAAATACTTTTCCACCTTTCCCTTCTTAGTACAATTGAACTTATCTTTCAATGATTTTCAAGGAGATGTGCCTGTAGGTAGAGTCTTTAGCAACGTGACCGCACTTTCGTTGGTCGGTAATGACAAGTTGTGTGGAGGTATCCCAGAATTACAATTGCCTTCGTGCTTGTTGAAAAAGCCTGGACGGAAAAACATGTCCCTCCCACTCAAGCTTACAATTTCTCTCATATTTGGACTTGTGGGATTGTTTCTAATTCTTTTTGCAGTGTTATTCTACTGCTTTAAGATGCAAAGGAAGCGTTCCTCGACAAAATCATCACTCGTGGATCCGTTCATGAAGATTTCTTACGGTGATCTTCTCAAGGCAACGGATGGATTTTCGTCAGGGAATTTGATTGGCATTGGCAGCTTTGGCTCAGTTTATAAAGGGGTTCTTGAAGATCAAATATATGTTGCTGTGAAGGTGCTAAATCTACAAAGAATAGGAGCTTCCAAGAGCTTTTTCTCCGAATGCAAAGCTTTGAGAAACATTAGGCACAGGAATCTTGTCAAAATTTTAACTGCTTGCTCAACTGTTGATTACCGAGGCAATGAATTCAAAGCACTCGTTTACGAGTTTATGCCAAACAAGAGTCTTGAGGCTTGGTTGCATTCTCCTCTAGATGAGGAGCAAGAGCAACCAAGGAGTTTAAGCCTTTGTCAGCGGCTAAACATAATCACAGATGTAGCTGTTGCAGTGGATTATCTTCACAACCATTGCGAGTTGCCGATCATACACTGCGATATAAAGCCAAGCAACGTCCTTCTGGACGATAGCATGACTGCTCATCTGGGTGATTTTGGTCTGGCAAGGATCACTGCTGATAGCAATTCCGAAGTCATATCAGATCAAACTAGTTCAGTTGGCCTAAAAGGAACTATTGGATATGCTGCACCAG AGTATGGCATGGGAAGCAAGGCAACTAAAGAGGGTGTTTTGTATAGCTTTGGGATCTTACTGCTGCACGTTTTCACAGGGAAAAGGCCGACTGATGACATGTTCAGGGATGGTCTAAACCTTCACAAGTTAGTGCAGATGTGTTTGGATGAGAATGTGGAGGAGATAGTTGATCCTACGCTTGTTTTGGGAGAAGCAGCAGCTGAGCCTCGCCCTCACTTGAAGGGTATCAATGAGTGTTTAATTTCATTACTTAGAATAGGGGAGGCATGTTCTCGGGAATTGCCCAGAGATAGAATGGAAATCCATGATGCTCTCAATCATTTGCTTAAACTTAAAACCATGTTTTAA